A part of Gemmatimonas groenlandica genomic DNA contains:
- a CDS encoding YciI family protein has product MAKFITVGYGDESGYRQTAPDVRNGAHAHDARLKAGGALIGVAGEPVQVRNPDDTGVQTTTGAFMHSSLPIAGFAVIEAADLATAVAMVSKTPCAVAHGVVEVWPLREML; this is encoded by the coding sequence GTGGCGAAGTTCATCACCGTCGGGTACGGCGACGAGAGCGGCTATCGGCAGACGGCGCCTGACGTGCGCAACGGGGCTCATGCGCATGACGCACGGCTCAAAGCGGGCGGCGCGTTAATCGGTGTGGCAGGCGAACCCGTCCAAGTGCGAAACCCCGACGATACCGGCGTGCAGACCACCACCGGTGCGTTCATGCACAGCAGTCTGCCGATTGCAGGATTTGCCGTGATCGAGGCCGCGGACTTGGCAACGGCGGTCGCCATGGTCTCGAAGACGCCATGCGCCGTCGCTCATGGGGTCGTCGAAGTCTGGCCGCTGCGAGAGATGCTCTGA
- a CDS encoding DUF1579 family protein, with protein MSVHDDTASPVTTAALRRLDAFVGTWQSVGTFYSDDPGEDAPADAPANTGTTGSADRMLATDRYVWLPGGAFLAHHWDAKMPDGRTQGVELIGYEADRQVYSMHAFDSHGSRTTMHATVDADAWTFEGDDLRFTGHFQDDGATFRGRWLRRAGDSATWVPWMELTLTRDASSPDA; from the coding sequence ATGTCCGTTCACGATGATACCGCGTCCCCCGTCACCACGGCCGCGCTCCGCCGGCTCGATGCGTTTGTCGGCACGTGGCAGAGCGTCGGCACATTTTACAGCGACGATCCGGGTGAAGACGCACCTGCCGATGCACCTGCCAATACCGGTACCACCGGAAGCGCGGATCGCATGCTCGCGACCGATCGCTATGTCTGGCTGCCGGGGGGCGCCTTTCTCGCCCATCACTGGGACGCGAAGATGCCCGACGGGCGGACTCAAGGCGTGGAGTTGATCGGCTACGAAGCCGATCGGCAGGTCTATTCGATGCACGCGTTCGACAGTCACGGTAGCCGCACCACGATGCACGCGACGGTTGACGCGGACGCGTGGACGTTCGAGGGCGACGACTTGCGCTTCACGGGCCACTTTCAAGACGATGGCGCGACGTTCCGAGGTCGTTGGCTGCGGCGCGCAGGAGACTCGGCGACGTGGGTACCGTGGATGGAACTCACCTTGACGCGCGACGCGTCGTCACCCGACGCCTGA
- a CDS encoding serine hydrolase domain-containing protein, which translates to MASNMVSNDRDAARALFARFDSLRVAERIPGMAVVLLRDTTVLLAQGFGFADVAREIPVTPDTPFDVASVAKPISAVVALRLVEAGQLDLDRPMRRYRDFNEFCAAARGDGGIFFGDYACENDQLTLRHVLSMTANGTPGTRFWYNPPSFSWASRPMAEVAGQTFSDLVDSLVFRPAGMQHAARRHRRRPLPPELAAALATPYHVDSAGQVVPSDPPPPQGDGAAGGVIASANDVARFDIALTSGRLLAPASRASLWTPTRTPSGAMLPYGLGWFLATYQGRSLAWHTGLWEGRYSALYLKVLNASRDEQLTLILLANSEGLRWPSRLDEAAIERSAFATAFLDAFPARRTTH; encoded by the coding sequence GTGGCATCCAACATGGTGTCGAACGACCGCGACGCGGCCCGCGCGCTCTTCGCGCGATTTGATTCGCTCCGCGTTGCCGAGCGCATTCCCGGCATGGCCGTCGTGTTGCTGCGCGATACCACGGTGCTGCTCGCCCAAGGCTTCGGGTTCGCCGACGTGGCGCGTGAGATTCCGGTCACGCCCGATACGCCCTTCGACGTCGCATCGGTCGCCAAACCAATCTCGGCGGTCGTCGCGTTGCGGCTGGTCGAAGCGGGACAGCTCGATCTCGATCGTCCCATGCGGCGCTATCGCGACTTCAACGAGTTCTGCGCGGCGGCTCGTGGTGACGGCGGGATCTTCTTCGGCGACTACGCGTGCGAGAACGATCAGCTCACGCTGCGCCATGTGCTGTCGATGACGGCCAATGGCACGCCCGGTACACGTTTCTGGTACAACCCGCCGTCGTTCTCGTGGGCTTCACGTCCGATGGCCGAGGTGGCCGGACAGACCTTTTCCGACCTGGTCGATTCACTCGTGTTCCGCCCCGCGGGCATGCAGCACGCCGCGCGGCGGCATCGGCGTCGTCCGCTTCCTCCCGAATTGGCAGCGGCGCTGGCCACACCGTACCACGTGGACTCGGCAGGTCAAGTCGTGCCATCAGATCCGCCGCCACCGCAGGGTGATGGGGCGGCGGGCGGCGTGATCGCGAGTGCGAACGATGTCGCGCGTTTCGACATCGCCCTCACCAGCGGGCGGTTGCTCGCGCCGGCGTCACGCGCGAGCCTCTGGACTCCAACCCGCACGCCATCGGGCGCGATGCTCCCCTACGGACTGGGCTGGTTTCTGGCCACGTACCAAGGTCGCTCGCTGGCCTGGCACACCGGTCTCTGGGAGGGACGCTACTCGGCGCTATATCTCAAGGTGCTGAACGCGTCGCGCGACGAGCAGCTCACCCTGATTCTGCTCGCCAACAGCGAAGGGCTGCGGTGGCCATCGCGCCTCGACGAGGCCGCGATCGAACGCTCGGCCTTTGCGACCGCGTTTCTGGATGCCTTCCCTGCGCGCCGTACGACGCATTGA